The Elaeis guineensis isolate ETL-2024a chromosome 14, EG11, whole genome shotgun sequence genomic sequence GAATTGAATCTAATATTAATTGTTCAGCTATTGAAAGACAACTCAACAAAATTAATTAGATGGCCAGAGAAGTACTGCATTCCCTGTAACAAAATAAAACAAAGAAAAGAGGCAATACATGATTGTGCAGATGGATATAACATAAACATACACACATGTACGTATCCACAGGTGAAGCGTTATGGGCACTCTCGCACACCCACCACTTGAGCATCCATCCAATCACGTAACATAGCTCAGTTGCATGCAAACCATGTCAATTTTGATAGCACCTCAATGTTACAATCTTTGATTCAAAAACTCTTATTTTCTTGACTATCCTTCTACCCACAATAgataatatcataaataaatatattatataagaCATCAAAAAGTCATAATAATCAACAGGATATCATACAAagacacaagaagtcatatatattattcagaatatcatatatatttacaaaaaattatataagatatcaAGAAATCATAATATTGTTCTTTTTTGTGTTACTTGAAGGGAAAGGATATTTTTtgttaagaaaaaattaaaaaaaaaattgaacggtATTAAATATCTATCCTACTATTAATTGCATTATGTGGACCAATTACCTACCGCGTTGTGCTCTATGTCAATTTTGCTGCACCGCATGAGGTGCATAAGGAATTTTTCTTCACGATAGTTGGTACCTTTTATCGTTTTCTATCTTTTCACTGCCTCCTTTTGGGATTTGGATAGTATCTTCTatgcaaaaaaataattgatcttcttttatGGCTAAATCATTGGATCATGTTTTGCATAATTTTTAAGTCATGATGTCATATTCATGATATATGTGCGAATGAAAGAAAGATATTCATCATACTTTGAAAGCTTTATAAAGTAAAATCTAGCAGTTGAGGTTGCGGAAGAAGATCAACCTTTCTTTTGCACAACAAATACAACTCAAACTCTTTTGGATGGAGACGGCTATTGCATCTTTTGCACGAAAGAAAGATTCGCCTTCGTTTGAGTGAATCAACCATCGAGTCATGTAGTGGTTGCTTCAAAAAATGTGCAATGTATGATATGAATTCATGATGCTTGGAGATCTATACGGCACGTGATTGAAAGGCCGATTTCATAAAAGAAGATCGACCATTCTTATGTACGAAGGATACATAAATGGCTTCTCAGCTCTGAGATTAGAACACGGCGAGTAGGGATGGAAATAGACCAGATCAGATCAGGTTTTGGCTTAAACAGGTCAGATTTATATTGTAAAATACTAGACTGAGCCTGGCCTGTTGGACTGGTTCAGACTTAAAATGAGACTCGGCCTTGCCTGTTTTGCAAAATAAAAAAGTCTGATCTAGTCTGAAAGCCTATTTAAAAAGACTCTTCCGTCTTCTTGATTCTCGAAAGGATTAAGATAATTAGATATTGATGGGTAAgatcaataattaattaattatatatattaataaaataataatttttattaaattatatatatatatatatataatttatacagACCCGTCTGCAGGTTTTCAGACCAGGCTTTGGAATTTTAGGTCTAACCTATTTATTTAAACAGACCTTTTTAAAAGCCTATACTTCGCTTATTTAGATAATTAGATCAGGTCAGGCCAGGCTGATAGTAGATCAGGCCGTAGGCCCCTGACAGGCCGTCTGACCTATTTCTACCCCTAACGACGAGTtatcaattttaattttgtattatatattttttaattttattatttatttatatattatttcacTTTTGATTTTTCTAGTTCATGCAAGACAAGCCCTCTTGTAACAGACACCGCTTATCGTTTGGGTTGTTCCTGATCTAACATCGTTTTCTTGGACCAATTAACCGAACCACCGGTTTGGTTGGGTCTGAAGCCCAGGTTACGGTTTGGTCCGAAGTACTCGACGAAACAGCCCCCACGCAGCACGAATAATTTCGCCAGCAGGAATATTAAACGAAGCGCCCGATCGGCTGTTCCGGACCCgcaaacttctttttcttctcgttCCCCTTAATTCTTGTTTAACAAAACTTTGAAAAGAGCCACGGAGAAAAACCAGAGAAGAAGCTCGGAGAAAGAAGGGAACAAGAGGGCGCATAGCAAgggtttcctctcttctccttCGTCTTTTTCTCTTTGTTGCAGCTTTGGAGACGGGATCTCGCCTACTGCGGTGAATCTGAGCAGCGACGTGGAGTCGCCGACCGCTCGCCTCCATTCGTTCTTCTCTTCGGTTCTGTCGAGCCAAGAAAGTGGAGGAGGAGAGCAAACCATGGCATTGATGCATTATGTCGTAGTTCCTCAGCATCAGAGAGGTGAGATAGAATTTGAAACCCACCTCTTTTAATCCATTTCTCTTTTTATCTCTTAGATGGGTTTCTTGAAGGGTTTTGTGGCGTTTCTTGGGGATTTCTTGCGTTTCTTTGTGGCAAGATCTTTTCCTTGCTTTCTTGTCCCCCCTCCACCCCTCCCTCTCGAATCATATAGATGTTGATATCGTTTATAGCGTTTTCTTTTGGTTCTATGTGgaaagatcttttcttttctttctcttcccccTTTCCACTTACCTTTTATGGGTTCTTTGGCCTTTCTTTCTTCATGCTGTGTCTGATTTGGGGTTCCTCACGTTAAATTTGATGGTAAAATCTTTCCACGTGCCTTTGTTTCTTCTCAAGGGTTGGGGATTTCGGAAGCTTTTACCGACTTTGTCTTTCCCAATTCTTCTGCATTCCAATGTTAGGGTTCTTGCTCTTCTACATGCCGTACAAGCAAAAGGTTCAATGATGAATTACCAAGTTTTGGCCTTTGTTCTATTgtttctttcttcccttctttAGGGTTTTTCTTTGTCTTCTCCTCTATGTTAATTCTTCTGATTTATGTCCTGTGTCATTAGGTGATGGCCCTATTCCCACTGTCAAACAGAAAGCAGCAGCTGGAGGAGACGGAAAGAACCGTCGAGCACTAGGAGACATTGGAAATCCTGTCATGGTCCGGGGTGTTGAGGGGTAAGGATGTTTCAGCTACAATAGCTCAGAAGCTACAaaaattttgtgattttttttttaaaaaatttaactctTTTGCCTTGGTTACAGGAAAGCACAGCCTCCGATCTCTCGCCCTGTGACCAGGTGGACTGCAGCTCTACGTTCTTTAAACTACTTCAAAAGAATTGCTTTAAGTGGTCTAAAACATTCAATACATTCTTTTCTTTCTAGAAGTTCTGGTGCTCACCTTCCGGCGAATGCAAAATTAGCCACTATAGCCACGGCTGATAAGGTATAAATGGTGGTCTTTATCAAGTTTTCACCTCAATGAGCCCATTTTCTTGTATCACAATATCTAGTTATGGACTGAATTTGAATTCCACCTTTGTGATTTTCAGAATCCAGTGGTTGTAGCTGTTGATGTAGCAGTGGGAAAGGGCAGTGCCGTCGAGCCTGAGGAAATTATCGGAATGAGTCCCGACATAAATGAACCAAAAGATCAGGTTCACGATATTGATGCTTTGGATGCCAATGATCAGTTAGCTGTCGTGGATTATGTTGAAGATATCTACAAGTTTTACAAACTTGCTGAGGTATTATATATTTCCTCTATTTGAATATCCATTGCATCCATTTATTTTACCTATCTTAGCTGACGGGTGCTTGTTCCTTTTACTAATTCAGAATTCTAACCGACCCAATGACTACATGGGGTCCCAAGTTGAGATCAATGAAGAGAAAAGAGCTATTCTGGCTGAATGGCTGATTGAGGTACACCATAAGTTTGGGCTGATGCCTGAGATCCTGTATCTCACATTTTACATATTTGATCGGTATCTTTCCATGGAAACAGTCCGGAGGAGGGAGTTGCCTCTTGTGGGTGTGAGTGCCATGCTGATTGCCTGCAAGTATGAGGATATACGGGCTGCAGAGGTACTAATTAGGATGTTCTATAGATAAAAATGTTCTTTTTATTAGTATTATTACGATTACTGAGTACTGGAAACTGGGTTGTGGTTGAGAGCAGGTCAGCAACTTCATATGCTTATTGGACAGCGCATATAGCAGAGAGCAGATATTGAGCAAGGAGAAAGAAATCCTGAGCAAACTTGAATGGAACTTAACTGTTCCCACTCCCTACATGTTCCTCATGCGTTTTCTGAAAGCAGCCATGGCCGATAAAGAGGTGAGAACGATAGATGCTTTGACTTGTGTGGTCTTTAGAAGCGGCAGTTTCAGTTCAATAATCTTTTATTCTTTTGTTTATACTTGCAGATGGAGCACATGGCCTTCTTCTTTGCTGAGCTGGGTTTGATGCATTACTCAATGATCATGTACTGCCCATCCTTGATAGCTGCTTCTGCTGTCTATGCGGCGCGATGCACACTCAAGAAGACTCCCTTCTGGAGTGAAACACTCAAGCATAACACAGGCTTCTCAGAGCTGCAGTTGCTGTTAGTATCCACGACCTTAACTTCATTTTGTCCCTTTATTGTATCTAAAGTATTGAGCTTGGTCACTAAACCAATTTCCATGTTTGGACACAGGGATTGTGCACAGCATCTAGTGAGCTTTCATTCCAAAGCAGCAGAGACCGAACTGAAAGTGGTGTTTAGCAAGTACTCAAGCCCTCAGTGTGGTGCCGTTGCCTTGCATCCTCCTGCTACTAAACTGATTGATGAGCTGAAGGCAGCTTTGATACATGACTGGGTCGTTCAACAACTGGGTCGGGTTGGATTTAAGTTCTGACTTAATgttttcatttttatttcattCTGAATTTTGCACAAAGATTGTAAAGGGACGTGAAGAGAAAAGGGGCATGGGCTGAAGTTAGATCATCTTATTGATGATGGCATCTGTTGTTATGTGCCTTTGGGTCCCTACTCTTTCTTTGTACCAATGACAGCGGGCTGATATCTCTAATCTTATGAATGAACTGATGCATTGCCGCTGTCTTGTAATATATTATGTTTTCTAGTAGTGCTGATTTGTTCGACTGCGTACCCTGTTGCTGGAATTAAATTACTGCATAGAACTTTGATGATGATGGAAGATCTGCCTCAATATAATCTCCTTTATTTTCTTATTGCATCATTTATTTGTGTGCATGGTATATGATGACATTAGTCCCATGAGTCCCTTATAAGTAGTTCCACGCCACGTACAGTTTTCTTGAGAGGGATGTTTAGTACAGAAGATCTGCTCTCATTcggtttcaaattttattttctcgATCAGAATTATGTGCATTATTTAAGAGATGCTTAAGAGAATAACATTGTGTGATGTGATTTGAATTTTTACAAGCTTTTACTTCAGTCACTTTCAGAACTCAAATGCAAATCATGGATGCAGAAGTTTCTTGCAAAACAACCATTGTATTTGTATCacaataaaaaaacaaaaaaagccaCCATTGTATCAGGGACTGCCATTTGGTGGCCTACTTTACTTTCTAACAAActggattaaaatttattttgggAGCATGTCTTGTGAACTGAGTAATTACAATAAAAATTCTAACAATTTCTGGATACGGCATTTAATCCTCTGAAAATGTCTGTTGAATGGGAATATGGATGTCAATAGCACATACCAGATTGaaagatgaactgaattttaaCGCTTTGAGGGTCAAAATAAGATATCCTCGGCATTCCATCAAAAAATAAGTTCTGAATAAGTTTTATCTTATTTTGGGAGAGTTCTTTATAAGCTTTCCAACTGGCATTGGGTAAATGGAAAGAAAGAGCTGAAAAGATTTCTAGTTGGGGCCTAGGGACTTGTAAAAAGATCAGATAAGAGAGAAAGCACCTAATTGTTCTGCAACTGCAAGTACAGGACGTAAGCAATCCAATAACAAGCTCTTTATGGTAGCAAAATAAATTGACTACACTTTGATTGAATGTATTTATTTAACAAACATGACCTTGGTTCGGTATCATTGCAATCCCTTCATGACGTCTTCTGTTGATTTCTAGTGGTAAATTATCTCACTGATGGGGATTGGGGAGGAATAAagaaaaaaggcaaaaaaaaaaaaaaaaaaactttgcgcAACCATGTACAGACTTTGTTATTTGACTTCAAAATATTCATGGGACCATCTCAACCCATCGGGTTCTCCTAACTTTTCCATCCATTGCATGAAATCTTGAACAAAAGCATGAATGCTTTTTGTTCTTCCAACTCTCTTACCTTACTCCTTGGCTGCTTACCATCATCTGCATCCAAGTCCCACTTCTGCGCAGCTTTTGTTATCTTCTTCCTTTTAATAAAACcttcttctttctcatttttcaacCAAAAAAACCAACCTTCCAGTCATCCACAATCAACTTATTATTCGGGTTCTCGAGTAGCATCTTTTGTGTGAAAGAATGATTGGTCTTCTTTCGCGACATTGACCATTGGATTTTGCCATGCATGTATCTCAAAGCATCCAAGTTTGTTCATTCGTCGCCTACATAGATCTTGAAGCAGCCATTGCACGACCCAATGGTGTATTTGTATGAAGAAAATCTTTATTTGAGTACCAATCTCATGTCAAAGGAAAAATAAATGTTGTAACACTTGCAAATATGCCTTCTAAAGTTTAATTTCAGGCATTCTCTAATGAAGCTTTCAACAGAAAGATGGTACAACACCCTCAATTGAtcacatcatagtatcatcaactCCATGTCTCCAACTAGTTTTCCATATGCTCAAATTCTAGGGTGGCAATTAGCCGGATCAAATTAGGTACGGATCAAATGAAAAATTCATTGGTTCGATCCAgacatatttattaaatagattaaaaatttagatttgatcctgacttatttattaaataagacACGATTCATATAACTCGTTTATTAAAGTTATCAATCCAAGATAAACAGGTTAAACAAATTAAATCGGTCTTAATGGAGTAAATGGATTTAAGTGGAGTAAATAGGTTAAACATAGATTAAATAAGACAAATTGTTTAAGTAGGTTCAAAATGGATTAAACAGAACTTCCATGGGTTAAATAGATTAGGTTATGATGTGATCCAATTACTAAGTGGATCAAAATAGATTAAATCAAGCAAAAGTTTAAACATGAATCTAAACCATTTAAATAAACATATTTAGACAAGTTGATTTACTTATGATCCAAACCTATTTCTATCAAATCTGAACCGGCTTAAAGCTGATCTTTTCCAAATCAAATTGATGGTTTGGATCATAAATTGCCATCCCTATCGGATTCTTCAAACTATTCACAGGTAGACGCTAGCCGGCTACCAAGACATATGACAACTGATCGGCTGAATCCAACCATTTGTAGAAAGAGCATGCAGGCACATTCTCAACTAGCATATGAGGGATTGGAGGATCAATTGGGTGGATGCTGAGTGCGAGTAATACGATGTTAATTCCACTTACTCTAAaacttataaaatatttcaaaataatttatttatttagagttttaataaatttaaaagttttttattttaatttagtctCCCATTTATACATGTAGCAAGATTACGGTGAAATATATGAAAAATggtctaataaattttttttttcaatcccaTCAACTTCTTTATTCCTTACTgtctaatttctctcccttttagtTCTCTCCCAAGCTTCGAATTTTCGAACTCTTTGCTTTTGTCTTTCATCATTGTTAATTGATCAAGCTTTATCTTCCATcttctgccaaaaaaaaaaagctttatcTTCTATCATTGAAGAGTCCGAAGCTTATCTTACATAGCCGTTAATTAGTTACcttgtcttttcttttctttttcctctttttcaggAGACAACAAATGTAATTTAAAACAGAATGATGAGGAAACAAACAATCTATGAGGCTAAAACTCCAATCTGAAACTTTGTGAATGACCAACCAATGCTTATAGATGGGATGCGATTGGTCAATAATGGAGGCAGACGACCCTAATTAGGGGGTTGGCTGCCATGGTGGCTCCCCTTCCGTCCCTTAGACTAGGCACTTTCATCATGGTCAATACACCTACATCCAAAACGGACCATCCCTATCATGTCCTTGTGTTTCATAACCATTTAAGCTTAGATTCAAATTTAGTAGTGTGGtggaaaaataattaatttgaatAAATGACCAGTTAATGTAATTGCGTTATATTATATAAAAGCTAGAGCCTTGGAACACCTTTATAAAAAGAGCGTGAGTGTATTTGTTAGGAGAAGTTATTAGGGGTTGTTGGACCATTGAACAGAATAATGGATGTGTCTGGAACGTCCTTGTGTTTGTTAGGAAAAGTTATTAGGGATTATCCTTAGTTTGTTAGGAGAAATTGTTAGGGATTAATTGTTGGACTGTTGAACAAACTACTGCATCAATACTTTTTTGCAAGCTTATGAGAGGTGCAACCATGTTAAGCTTGGAGTAAAGTTGTTGGAATCTTGATCGAGGAAGGGGCTTGGTAAATACAACCTCAAGCTAGTTTTTTATCGAGATGAAGGACACCCGAAGCTGCTTGGAGCCACCAGTTCTCAGAAAAAATGAAAGTCCATTTCGACATATTTTATTCGGATATGGAAAATAGGGTTAGCAGCTAGATATGTGGCCTTGATATTATCACACTAGAGAGTCGGGATGTCAGCAAGAGGTAGATGTAGCTCACAATGTAGAGACTTGAGTCGAATAACTTCGACCGTTGTATTGGTGATGCCTTTGTACTCTACTTTGGTGCTCGATCAGGCAACGATGGTTTGTTTCTTTGCACTCCAAGAG encodes the following:
- the LOC140853802 gene encoding G2/mitotic-specific cyclin S13-7-like isoform X1, yielding MALMHYVVVPQHQRGDGPIPTVKQKAAAGGDGKNRRALGDIGNPVMVRGVEGKAQPPISRPVTRWTAALRSLNYFKRIALSGLKHSIHSFLSRSSGAHLPANAKLATIATADKNPVVVAVDVAVGKGSAVEPEEIIGMSPDINEPKDQVHDIDALDANDQLAVVDYVEDIYKFYKLAENSNRPNDYMGSQVEINEEKRAILAEWLIEVHHKFGLMPEILYLTFYIFDRYLSMETVRRRELPLVGVSAMLIACKYEDIRAAEVSNFICLLDSAYSREQILSKEKEILSKLEWNLTVPTPYMFLMRFLKAAMADKEMEHMAFFFAELGLMHYSMIMYCPSLIAASAVYAARCTLKKTPFWSETLKHNTGFSELQLLDCAQHLVSFHSKAAETELKVVFSKYSSPQCGAVALHPPATKLIDELKAALIHDWVVQQLGRVGFKF
- the LOC140853802 gene encoding G2/mitotic-specific cyclin S13-7-like isoform X3, producing the protein MALMHYVVVPQHQRGDGPIPTVKQKAAAGGDGKNRRALGDIGNPVMVRGVEGKAQPPISRPVTSSGAHLPANAKLATIATADKNPVVVAVDVAVGKGSAVEPEEIIGMSPDINEPKDQVHDIDALDANDQLAVVDYVEDIYKFYKLAENSNRPNDYMGSQVEINEEKRAILAEWLIEVHHKFGLMPEILYLTFYIFDRYLSMETVRRRELPLVGVSAMLIACKYEDIRAAEVSNFICLLDSAYSREQILSKEKEILSKLEWNLTVPTPYMFLMRFLKAAMADKEMEHMAFFFAELGLMHYSMIMYCPSLIAASAVYAARCTLKKTPFWSETLKHNTGFSELQLLDCAQHLVSFHSKAAETELKVVFSKYSSPQCGAVALHPPATKLIDELKAALIHDWVVQQLGRVGFKF
- the LOC140853802 gene encoding G2/mitotic-specific cyclin S13-7-like isoform X2; this translates as MALMHYVVVPQHQRGDGPIPTVKQKAAAGGDGKNRRALGDIGNPVMVRGVEGKAQPPISRPVTRSSGAHLPANAKLATIATADKNPVVVAVDVAVGKGSAVEPEEIIGMSPDINEPKDQVHDIDALDANDQLAVVDYVEDIYKFYKLAENSNRPNDYMGSQVEINEEKRAILAEWLIEVHHKFGLMPEILYLTFYIFDRYLSMETVRRRELPLVGVSAMLIACKYEDIRAAEVSNFICLLDSAYSREQILSKEKEILSKLEWNLTVPTPYMFLMRFLKAAMADKEMEHMAFFFAELGLMHYSMIMYCPSLIAASAVYAARCTLKKTPFWSETLKHNTGFSELQLLDCAQHLVSFHSKAAETELKVVFSKYSSPQCGAVALHPPATKLIDELKAALIHDWVVQQLGRVGFKF